One stretch of Candidatus Eisenbacteria bacterium DNA includes these proteins:
- a CDS encoding ABC transporter ATP-binding protein — protein sequence MPADTRAPAVLTRDLRRTYRASRGGGEVVALAGVDVRIEHGEIFGLLGPNGAGKTTFIKILTTLLFPTSGEARVVGYDVVRESQEVRRRIALVSGGESSGYGILTVRECLWMFAQYYGVPSRIAWPRADELIAVVGLEEQTHSRINRLSTGQRQRMNFARAFVSDPEVLFLDEPTLGMDVNAARKLRDYVARWVREREGRTVLLTTHYMAEAEQLCDRVAIIDRGQVLACDSTPALRRQVQGGQHVELEVRGAGPELDLASLSGVQAVWGAPHPDRGTRALKFRLPEGEVLGEVLRRLEAQSIQVDSVSTRETTLEDVFIAIVGRGLEETETPS from the coding sequence ATGCCCGCCGACACCCGTGCTCCCGCGGTCCTCACCCGTGATCTTCGCCGCACGTACCGCGCTTCGCGCGGCGGGGGCGAGGTCGTAGCGCTCGCAGGGGTCGACGTGCGCATCGAGCACGGCGAGATCTTCGGCTTGCTGGGGCCGAACGGCGCCGGCAAGACCACGTTCATCAAGATCCTCACCACGCTGCTCTTCCCGACCTCCGGCGAAGCGCGGGTCGTGGGCTACGACGTGGTGCGGGAATCGCAGGAGGTGCGCCGCCGCATCGCACTGGTCTCGGGCGGCGAATCGAGCGGCTACGGCATTCTCACGGTGCGGGAGTGCCTGTGGATGTTCGCGCAGTACTACGGCGTCCCTTCACGGATCGCCTGGCCGCGCGCCGATGAGCTGATCGCGGTCGTCGGCCTCGAAGAGCAGACCCACTCGCGCATCAACCGGCTCTCCACCGGACAGCGCCAGCGGATGAACTTCGCGCGCGCGTTCGTGAGCGACCCCGAGGTGCTGTTCCTCGACGAGCCCACGCTCGGCATGGACGTGAACGCCGCTCGCAAGCTGCGCGACTACGTGGCGCGCTGGGTGCGGGAGCGGGAGGGACGCACCGTGCTGCTCACCACCCACTACATGGCGGAGGCGGAGCAGCTGTGCGACCGCGTGGCGATCATCGACCGCGGCCAGGTGCTGGCCTGCGACAGCACGCCGGCGCTGCGCCGCCAGGTGCAAGGCGGCCAGCACGTCGAGCTCGAGGTGCGCGGCGCCGGCCCGGAGCTGGATCTCGCCTCGCTCTCGGGGGTGCAGGCGGTCTGGGGCGCCCCTCATCCCGATCGCGGCACGCGGGCGCTCAAGTTCCGCCTTCCCGAAGGCGAGGTGCTGGGCGAAGTGCTGCGCCGCCTCGAAGCGCAGAGCATCCAGGTGGACAGTGTGTCGACGCGCGAAACCACGCTCGAGGACGTGTTCATCGCCATCGTCGGCCGCGGCCTGGAGGAGACGGAGACCCCATCGTGA
- a CDS encoding ABC transporter permease, protein MKPGEGLVHFLRAAYARTYVRMVGSFREPVWLVTDAILPPVGMCAFVLLYRALGAPPSFEALAVLGGILSAFWINVLWGMGTQLYWEKQQGQLQLYFVSPVSRMAILTGMAVGGVMATTIRSVVGIALGFGLLGVRVPAFDVGMLALVFVVSMVALYALGMILSSVFLLFGREAWHVSNALQEPVYFMSGLYFPLRTLGAAGWALAGIIPLGLGVDAMRQVLLGDAARGLAPVAVETGILAGLAVVFLIGARLALGHLETLSKREGRLAQRWQ, encoded by the coding sequence GTGAAGCCGGGCGAGGGCCTCGTCCACTTTCTGCGCGCCGCCTATGCGCGCACGTACGTCCGCATGGTCGGCTCTTTTCGCGAGCCGGTGTGGCTCGTCACCGACGCGATCCTTCCGCCGGTCGGGATGTGCGCCTTCGTGCTGCTCTACCGCGCGCTCGGCGCGCCGCCGAGCTTCGAGGCGCTGGCGGTGCTGGGCGGCATCCTCTCGGCGTTCTGGATCAACGTGCTGTGGGGGATGGGCACACAGCTCTACTGGGAGAAGCAGCAGGGCCAGCTCCAGCTCTACTTCGTCTCGCCCGTCTCGCGCATGGCGATCCTCACCGGCATGGCGGTCGGCGGAGTGATGGCCACGACCATCCGCAGCGTGGTGGGCATCGCACTCGGCTTCGGACTGCTCGGGGTGCGGGTGCCCGCCTTCGATGTGGGGATGCTGGCTCTGGTGTTCGTGGTCTCGATGGTCGCCCTCTACGCGCTCGGCATGATCCTGTCCTCGGTGTTCCTGCTGTTCGGCCGCGAAGCCTGGCACGTGTCGAACGCGCTCCAGGAGCCGGTCTATTTCATGTCGGGGCTCTACTTCCCGCTGCGCACGCTGGGGGCGGCGGGCTGGGCGCTGGCCGGGATCATCCCGCTTGGATTGGGCGTCGACGCGATGCGCCAGGTGCTGCTGGGAGACGCCGCGCGGGGACTGGCGCCGGTCGCGGTGGAGACCGGGATCCTGGCGGGGCTCGCCGTGGTGTTCCTGATCGGCGCGCGGCTCGCGCTTGGGCATCTCGAGACGCTCTCGAAGCGCGAAGGCCGGCTCGCGCAACGCTGGCAATGA
- a CDS encoding ABC transporter permease, with product MRTAAWLGWQIESNWTAPFLFVVYAVLRPLAMALILAGMYWAVAPEAARREAFIGFYLANAFHVYVTQVMVGMGWVVVEEREDYETLKYVYTSPMGMLTYLAGRSTVKLVLGTVSMLLALGVGWFALGLRWDWASVAWGPFLLTYGLGLVACVYLGFLVAGAAMLLPRIAITLNEALAVAFYLLCGVIFPIDLLPAGLRHLALAFPFTYWYEALRRFLIGQGASQQLSAWPDGLLLTVLAATTLAFAILSHWGYMAMERHARRLGRLDQTTLF from the coding sequence TTGCGCACCGCCGCCTGGCTCGGCTGGCAGATCGAGTCCAACTGGACCGCGCCGTTCCTGTTCGTGGTGTACGCGGTGCTGCGACCCCTGGCGATGGCGCTGATCCTGGCCGGCATGTACTGGGCCGTCGCGCCCGAAGCCGCGCGCCGCGAGGCCTTCATCGGCTTCTATCTCGCCAACGCCTTCCACGTCTACGTCACCCAGGTCATGGTCGGCATGGGATGGGTGGTGGTCGAGGAGCGCGAGGACTACGAGACGCTGAAGTACGTCTACACCTCGCCGATGGGCATGCTCACCTATCTCGCCGGCCGCTCGACCGTGAAGCTCGTGCTCGGCACCGTGAGCATGCTGCTCGCGCTCGGCGTCGGCTGGTTCGCGCTCGGCCTGCGCTGGGACTGGGCGAGCGTGGCGTGGGGGCCATTCCTGCTCACGTACGGATTGGGCCTCGTGGCGTGCGTCTACCTGGGGTTCCTGGTGGCCGGTGCGGCGATGTTGCTTCCACGCATCGCGATCACGCTCAACGAGGCGCTGGCGGTGGCGTTCTATCTGCTGTGTGGCGTGATCTTCCCGATCGATCTGCTGCCAGCCGGCCTGCGGCATCTCGCGCTGGCGTTCCCGTTCACCTACTGGTACGAGGCCCTGCGCCGATTCCTGATCGGGCAGGGGGCCAGCCAGCAGCTGAGCGCCTGGCCCGACGGCCTCCTGCTCACCGTGCTGGCCGCGACCACGCTCGCTTTCGCGATCCTTTCCCACTGGGGCTACATGGCCATGGAGCGGCACGCGCGCCGCCTGGGGCGCCTGGATCAGACCACGCTCTTCTGA
- a CDS encoding right-handed parallel beta-helix repeat-containing protein, giving the protein MAALISMAVPAGAARIVLRPDGSGDVPTFQAGVDCVLGRTCDPFPDTLVVEPGDYAEDVFFDMSAPAFYARIVCPAGPAATRIRSIASGGGYNARITIEGLQVDGRVTSDLSGTPLRWVGCRFMGDAFSHSFIGNQLFNDCEFRARLDVSGAGALDRCLFVGARASLQLAVFGLSIRDCVFQDCADTAVVATPGDASHLSFERCTFRSVDRAIVVNPDSIYQRDGLRVVDSRFEDVRYEAISYDSRRDFAQSWLKFVVLRSSFTRCGAGLRVKGNARIDLTMVSDTLQDTEGPAIVAEGQLNWSLDSLVVRRGGGAGIVLREKNDQAPLFRSITHSLIEENLGDGLAIEAGPEADFPRRRIVGNVFARNRGAGVRASDGVTLLENLAASNGGDGFRLTPSRATGDSIRFNTLYGNGGGIRVTGPSAGPEAVVFLENNLAVENAGVGIALEGLLTASVRDNNVWGNHARDFQGVSVASNLSVNPLFCDPAAFDFHLAENSPIKPGGSQGQIGAFGVGCERQVVAVNPSVGARLAIGRVAPNPLVGGREVTVSFTLPSAGAATMEVLDAAGRRLSSRELAAHEAGTQRVQLRMQDLSPGIYWVRVAQAGQAAASKISIVP; this is encoded by the coding sequence ATGGCGGCCCTGATCTCGATGGCCGTTCCGGCAGGCGCCGCACGCATCGTGCTGCGTCCCGATGGCAGCGGGGACGTGCCCACGTTCCAGGCCGGCGTGGACTGCGTGCTCGGACGGACCTGCGATCCTTTTCCCGACACGCTGGTGGTGGAGCCCGGCGATTACGCGGAGGACGTGTTCTTCGACATGTCGGCGCCCGCTTTCTATGCGCGCATCGTCTGCCCCGCGGGTCCCGCCGCGACGCGCATTCGCAGCATCGCCTCGGGGGGTGGCTACAACGCGCGCATCACCATCGAAGGGCTCCAGGTCGACGGCCGGGTGACCAGCGACCTGTCCGGCACGCCGCTCCGCTGGGTCGGCTGCCGGTTCATGGGTGATGCGTTCTCGCACTCGTTCATCGGCAATCAGCTCTTCAATGACTGCGAGTTCCGCGCCCGTCTCGACGTCTCCGGCGCCGGAGCGCTCGATCGCTGCCTGTTCGTCGGCGCGCGGGCATCGCTCCAGCTCGCGGTGTTCGGCCTCAGCATTCGCGATTGCGTGTTCCAGGACTGCGCCGACACCGCCGTGGTCGCGACCCCCGGGGATGCGTCGCACCTGTCCTTCGAGCGCTGCACGTTCCGTTCGGTCGACCGCGCGATCGTGGTCAACCCCGATTCCATCTACCAGCGCGACGGCCTGCGGGTGGTCGATTCGCGGTTCGAGGACGTGCGCTACGAGGCCATCTCCTACGATTCCCGCCGTGATTTCGCTCAGAGCTGGCTCAAGTTCGTGGTGCTGCGGTCCAGCTTCACGCGCTGCGGCGCCGGCCTGCGGGTGAAAGGGAATGCCCGCATCGACCTCACCATGGTGTCCGACACCCTCCAGGACACCGAGGGCCCGGCGATCGTGGCGGAAGGGCAGCTCAACTGGTCCCTCGACAGCCTGGTGGTTCGCCGCGGCGGAGGCGCGGGCATCGTGCTGCGTGAGAAGAACGACCAGGCGCCGCTCTTCCGCTCGATCACCCATTCGTTGATCGAGGAAAACCTCGGTGACGGCCTCGCCATCGAGGCCGGTCCCGAGGCCGATTTCCCTCGTCGCCGTATCGTCGGCAACGTGTTCGCGCGCAACCGCGGCGCCGGCGTGCGCGCGAGCGACGGGGTCACGCTGCTCGAGAACCTCGCCGCGTCGAATGGAGGCGACGGATTCCGTTTGACTCCGAGCCGGGCGACCGGGGACAGCATCCGCTTCAACACGCTCTACGGAAACGGCGGCGGGATTCGGGTCACCGGACCATCGGCCGGACCCGAGGCGGTCGTGTTCCTGGAGAACAACCTGGCGGTGGAGAACGCCGGCGTCGGCATCGCGCTCGAAGGCCTCCTCACCGCATCGGTCCGGGACAACAATGTCTGGGGCAACCATGCGAGGGACTTCCAGGGTGTTTCGGTCGCATCGAATCTCAGCGTGAATCCGCTGTTCTGCGACCCGGCGGCCTTCGACTTCCATCTGGCGGAGAACTCGCCGATCAAGCCGGGGGGCTCGCAAGGCCAGATCGGCGCGTTTGGCGTCGGGTGCGAGCGTCAGGTGGTCGCGGTCAATCCATCGGTCGGCGCCAGGCTCGCGATCGGGCGCGTGGCGCCGAACCCGCTGGTCGGAGGGCGCGAGGTCACGGTGTCGTTCACGCTTCCTAGCGCCGGCGCGGCCACCATGGAGGTGCTCGATGCGGCCGGGCGGCGGCTCTCGAGCCGCGAATTGGCCGCCCATGAGGCCGGCACGCAGCGAGTGCAGCTGCGGATGCAGGATCTGTCGCCGGGGATCTACTGGGTGCGGGTCGCGCAGGCCGGGCAGGCGGCAGCTTCCAAGATCAGCATCGTGCCCTGA
- a CDS encoding CHAT domain-containing protein → MARFGASFRILVAVATASVVIVAAASRAQSPVSPVSERFRERLRIVDSLAAASRLDTAITVLQPVIRDARRRADRRTLLFLIQTHADLLKRRGDDPYRPAREAFDLASSLRDSTGMMAALALFGTRDIDHDGLVEPAVEWLLRMALARDDFRFESRARTTMGMDLVAQGRPREARHFFTRANELSRLAGDWRGELDAVTGLGHVHFSLGDLDQARDAYRKVARIAQDRRAEFELARALGNVAMVEVVAGDLDTAVESQRRAWTVFRHIGTIHDWIGPAFQTADIQKHLALYPDAESTLVHVAAACESLRQVGYRAQALAEHADVLVRESRPAEAAAIARRGLALGRALPATERAGLSLALARALDEQDSTSAALTLLDRELRASRGRLPAAIRLEIESTRAELLTAAGRGREALDAYQRARRDAPSAAPWRALQLTTAAGLSELAMGRPERAAARLQEASRLWARDDEGPYDLSESEGREEGQRALHSLIVELAMARTADTALESRARAAFDTLQRLRSRPLVERTLGPQRPPDLPARFTSPALTADSLQHAVLREGELLLDLWLGSSASYLFALTRDSLRLVRLPRAKDLLRRTGTFSSLIARGAEGVEQAAWDSSAARLGASLLAGIADLVERSQRIVFTAAGELAAFPLGALALPDSSRNAAVLAASHTIERFPSASWLAASRETKPSDAKGRVLALAGPSEEDGAPSSRAASEVEDLGARYQGIDVRTAERSGAVSPERLADYDVLHLVTRARLDDHHPWYSGILLERPSRSDRDPYWRAATAATASLGARLVVLPACEPARGTRLPGVGAQALATALLASGAEAVVVNLWPIEDGSAKRWTEAFYTRLAGGGTVAEAMAWADQVLRGDPATRAPRHWAGHALFGNGDVRVPLQARPRWWWPSIAGTGVVIAALALVIGARRRHARRRSIEALA, encoded by the coding sequence ATGGCAAGGTTTGGCGCCTCTTTCCGGATTCTCGTCGCCGTCGCCACAGCCTCCGTTGTTATCGTCGCTGCCGCCTCTCGGGCACAGTCCCCCGTTTCGCCGGTCTCCGAGCGCTTCCGGGAGCGCCTGAGGATCGTCGATTCGCTGGCCGCGGCGTCCCGGCTCGATACCGCGATCACCGTTCTCCAGCCGGTGATCCGCGATGCCCGCCGGCGCGCCGACCGCAGGACGCTCCTGTTCCTGATCCAGACGCATGCGGATCTGCTGAAGCGCCGCGGTGACGATCCCTACCGCCCGGCGCGGGAAGCGTTCGATCTCGCCTCTTCGCTCCGCGACAGCACGGGGATGATGGCGGCGCTCGCCCTGTTCGGCACCCGCGACATCGACCACGACGGCCTGGTCGAGCCCGCGGTCGAATGGCTCCTCCGCATGGCGCTCGCCCGCGACGACTTTCGGTTCGAGAGCCGCGCGCGGACCACGATGGGCATGGACCTGGTGGCTCAGGGCCGGCCTCGGGAGGCCCGCCACTTCTTCACGCGCGCGAACGAGCTGTCCCGGCTGGCCGGCGACTGGCGCGGCGAGCTGGACGCGGTGACCGGCCTCGGCCACGTGCACTTCTCGCTCGGAGACCTCGACCAGGCTCGCGACGCGTACCGCAAGGTGGCGCGCATCGCTCAGGACCGGCGAGCGGAGTTCGAGCTGGCGCGGGCCCTCGGCAACGTGGCGATGGTCGAGGTCGTGGCCGGCGATCTGGACACCGCCGTCGAGAGCCAGCGGCGGGCATGGACGGTGTTCCGCCACATCGGAACCATCCACGACTGGATCGGCCCGGCCTTCCAGACCGCCGACATCCAGAAGCACCTGGCGCTCTATCCCGACGCCGAGAGCACGCTGGTGCACGTGGCCGCAGCCTGCGAGTCGCTCCGTCAGGTGGGCTATCGCGCACAAGCGCTCGCCGAGCATGCGGACGTGCTGGTGCGGGAGAGCCGGCCGGCGGAAGCTGCGGCGATCGCGCGCCGCGGACTCGCGCTAGGACGCGCTCTGCCGGCCACCGAGCGCGCCGGTCTGTCGCTGGCTCTCGCCCGGGCGCTCGATGAGCAGGACAGCACGTCGGCAGCTCTCACGCTGCTCGACCGCGAGCTGCGCGCATCGCGCGGGAGGCTGCCGGCCGCGATCCGCCTCGAGATCGAGTCGACGCGCGCCGAGTTGCTCACGGCGGCCGGACGAGGGCGTGAGGCGCTCGATGCTTACCAGCGCGCGCGGCGCGACGCGCCTTCTGCCGCGCCGTGGCGCGCGCTCCAGCTCACGACCGCCGCCGGTCTGAGCGAGCTGGCCATGGGGCGGCCCGAGCGCGCGGCGGCGCGGCTCCAGGAAGCGTCGCGGCTGTGGGCCAGGGACGACGAAGGTCCCTACGACCTGAGCGAGAGCGAAGGCCGCGAGGAGGGTCAACGCGCGCTCCACTCGCTGATCGTCGAGCTGGCGATGGCACGGACCGCCGACACGGCGCTCGAGTCGCGCGCGCGCGCGGCATTCGACACCCTGCAGCGTCTGCGGAGCCGCCCGCTGGTCGAGCGCACGCTCGGCCCGCAGCGCCCCCCCGACCTCCCGGCGCGATTCACGAGCCCGGCGCTCACCGCGGACTCCCTGCAGCACGCGGTGCTTCGCGAGGGAGAGCTGTTGCTCGATCTGTGGCTTGGATCGAGCGCCTCCTATCTGTTCGCGCTCACCCGGGACAGCCTGAGGCTGGTCCGGCTGCCGCGAGCCAAGGATCTGCTGCGGCGGACGGGAACGTTCTCGAGCCTGATCGCGCGGGGCGCCGAAGGCGTCGAGCAGGCGGCGTGGGACTCTTCGGCGGCTCGGCTCGGCGCCTCGCTGCTCGCCGGCATCGCCGATCTCGTGGAACGCAGCCAGCGCATCGTCTTCACGGCCGCGGGCGAGCTGGCCGCATTCCCTCTCGGGGCTCTGGCGCTACCCGACTCTTCCCGAAACGCAGCCGTGCTGGCCGCGAGCCACACCATCGAGCGCTTTCCTTCGGCCTCGTGGCTGGCCGCGTCGCGTGAGACGAAGCCTTCTGACGCGAAGGGCCGTGTGCTGGCGCTGGCCGGACCCAGCGAGGAGGATGGCGCGCCCAGCTCGCGCGCGGCGAGCGAGGTCGAGGACCTGGGGGCGCGCTATCAGGGGATCGACGTCCGCACCGCCGAACGCTCAGGCGCCGTCAGTCCCGAGCGTCTCGCCGACTACGATGTCCTCCACCTCGTCACCCGCGCGCGGCTCGACGATCATCATCCCTGGTATTCCGGCATCCTGCTCGAGCGCCCATCGAGATCGGATCGCGATCCTTACTGGCGCGCGGCCACGGCCGCGACGGCCTCGCTCGGCGCCCGGCTGGTGGTGCTGCCGGCGTGCGAGCCGGCCCGCGGCACCCGGCTTCCCGGAGTCGGAGCGCAGGCTCTGGCCACCGCTCTCCTCGCGTCCGGCGCCGAGGCGGTCGTGGTCAATCTCTGGCCGATCGAGGACGGCAGCGCGAAACGCTGGACCGAAGCGTTCTACACACGGCTCGCGGGCGGCGGAACCGTCGCCGAGGCCATGGCGTGGGCCGATCAGGTTCTGCGCGGCGATCCTGCGACCCGCGCCCCGCGCCACTGGGCCGGGCATGCGTTGTTCGGCAATGGCGACGTCCGGGTGCCGCTCCAGGCGAGACCTCGATGGTGGTGGCCGTCGATCGCTGGCACCGGCGTCGTGATCGCGGCCCTCGCGCTCGTGATCGGCGCGCGACGGCGGCATGCGCGCAGGCGCTCGATCGAAGCCCTGGCCTGA
- a CDS encoding DNA topoisomerase IB — protein MASGPDDDETSLAIAEAVDAARSAGLHYVTDRSPGFRRQKCGKGFRYITAEGQTLRDKDDLIRIKALAIPPAWTEVWISTSARGHIQAFGRDARMRKQYRYHARWREVRDETKFGQLVAFGEALADIRKRVDRDMTRPGLPREKVLATVVRLLEMTMARIGNPEYARANRSFGLTTLRDRHVTITGHQLRFRFTGKSGKAHDLKVTDRRVAKIVRACQDIPGYEVFKYLDEQEQAQNIDSSDVNAYLREISGADFTAKVFRTWAGSVEALEDLRDIGPAETQTAAKQNVVQVVKEVARALGNTPAVCRKSYIHPALIDGYMKGTFHETLKELPRRRSTPRMTSNERLLLDFLKKAAA, from the coding sequence ATGGCCTCAGGACCCGACGACGACGAAACCAGTCTGGCGATCGCCGAGGCGGTGGATGCCGCGCGCAGCGCCGGCCTCCATTACGTGACCGACCGCTCGCCCGGCTTCCGTCGGCAGAAGTGCGGCAAGGGCTTTCGCTACATCACCGCGGAAGGTCAGACGCTGCGGGACAAGGACGATCTCATCCGGATCAAGGCGCTGGCCATTCCCCCGGCCTGGACCGAGGTGTGGATCTCGACCTCGGCGCGCGGCCACATCCAGGCCTTCGGACGCGACGCTCGGATGCGCAAGCAGTACCGCTACCATGCGCGCTGGCGCGAGGTGCGCGACGAGACCAAGTTCGGCCAGCTCGTCGCTTTCGGCGAAGCGCTGGCCGACATACGCAAGCGCGTGGACCGCGACATGACACGGCCCGGCCTTCCGCGCGAGAAGGTGCTGGCCACCGTGGTCCGCCTGCTGGAAATGACCATGGCCCGCATCGGCAATCCCGAGTACGCGCGAGCGAATCGTTCCTTCGGTCTCACCACGCTGCGCGACCGCCACGTGACCATCACCGGCCACCAGCTGCGCTTCCGGTTCACCGGCAAGAGCGGCAAGGCCCACGACTTGAAGGTCACCGACCGCCGGGTGGCCAAGATCGTGCGCGCCTGCCAGGACATTCCCGGCTACGAGGTGTTCAAGTACCTCGACGAGCAGGAGCAGGCGCAGAACATCGACTCCAGCGACGTCAACGCCTACCTGCGTGAGATCTCGGGCGCCGACTTCACCGCCAAGGTGTTTCGCACCTGGGCGGGCTCGGTCGAGGCCCTCGAAGACCTGCGCGACATCGGCCCCGCCGAGACGCAGACCGCGGCCAAGCAGAACGTGGTGCAGGTGGTGAAGGAGGTGGCTCGGGCGCTGGGCAACACGCCGGCGGTCTGCCGCAAGAGCTACATTCATCCCGCGCTGATCGATGGCTACATGAAAGGCACCTTCCACGAGACGCTCAAGGAGCTGCCGCGGCGCCGGTCCACGCCCAGGATGACGAGCAACGAGCGGCTGCTGCTGGACTTCCTGAAGAAGGCGGCCGCCTAG
- a CDS encoding phosphopantetheine-binding protein, translated as MSVGTAEIVAQLRSFLAARHQLEEDAVLDESTGLLGRGIGLDSVEVLQLVGRMEEAFGLTIGDEELDASHFQTVGAFVRFIEDHLR; from the coding sequence ATGAGCGTTGGAACGGCGGAGATCGTGGCGCAGCTCCGGAGCTTCCTGGCGGCCCGTCATCAGCTGGAGGAGGACGCGGTGCTCGACGAGTCCACGGGCCTGCTCGGGCGCGGCATCGGGCTCGACTCGGTGGAAGTCCTGCAGCTCGTCGGGCGCATGGAAGAGGCCTTCGGATTGACGATCGGCGACGAGGAGCTGGACGCCTCGCATTTCCAGACCGTCGGCGCCTTCGTGCGCTTCATCGAGGACCATCTGCGATGA
- a CDS encoding class I adenylate-forming enzyme family protein yields MSLADIARAFDQLAARQAATIAVRERDRSHRYDELRSWSEEISRTLSAYCRAPGQRVGLMMPNSAAYVAAFFGITRVGGIVAPLNIRYRTQELLYYLEDTGAAALIVPGDLVEQAREALARLDRAPALIQVDDPARCRVLAEGGGDVVTAPIDGSPPILLQYTSGSTGAPKRVLRTHAQLEFELERLAQVFDLSPDDRVLGAAPFTHVNGLVRSMMTSMFVGATLHTVSDFNRRAVLDLITRERITYFGSVAQMFVILADTPVRGDVDLSSLRIAFSASAPLLAADNRRFHERYGLYVRQLYGSTETGTISVNLGSDLERSLESVGRPLPGVSFRTVDDSGRDLAPGEEGEVVIKSPAAISSYPGNPEASAAAFREGGYYSGDLGRLAPDGSLTLTGRKKFLINRGGFKVNPLEVEEAIQSHPKVSEVVVVGAPGPHGDDLVRCVIVAASPCTPEEILLHCRGLIADYKIPSRIEFRDTLPRTDTGKLLRHQV; encoded by the coding sequence ATGAGCCTGGCCGACATCGCCCGTGCATTCGATCAGCTCGCCGCCCGCCAGGCCGCGACCATCGCGGTGCGCGAGCGCGACCGCAGCCACCGCTACGACGAGCTTCGGAGCTGGTCCGAAGAGATCTCGCGCACTCTGTCGGCCTACTGCCGAGCCCCTGGCCAGCGGGTCGGGCTCATGATGCCGAACTCGGCCGCCTACGTCGCCGCGTTCTTCGGCATCACCCGCGTCGGGGGTATCGTCGCCCCGCTCAACATCCGCTACCGCACGCAGGAGCTGCTCTACTACCTCGAGGACACCGGGGCCGCGGCGCTGATCGTTCCCGGTGACCTGGTGGAGCAGGCCCGCGAAGCTCTGGCGCGTCTCGATCGTGCGCCCGCGCTGATCCAGGTGGACGATCCAGCGCGCTGCCGGGTGCTGGCCGAAGGCGGGGGAGACGTGGTCACGGCGCCGATCGATGGCTCGCCGCCGATCCTGCTCCAGTACACCTCGGGCTCGACCGGAGCGCCCAAGCGCGTGCTGCGCACTCACGCCCAGCTCGAGTTCGAGCTCGAGCGTCTGGCGCAGGTGTTCGATCTCAGTCCCGACGACCGTGTTCTGGGAGCCGCGCCGTTCACGCACGTGAACGGGCTGGTGCGGAGCATGATGACGTCGATGTTCGTGGGCGCCACGCTGCACACCGTGTCCGACTTCAACCGCCGCGCCGTGCTGGACCTCATCACGCGCGAGCGGATCACGTACTTCGGGAGCGTGGCCCAGATGTTCGTGATCCTGGCCGACACTCCGGTACGCGGCGATGTGGATCTCTCCAGCCTGCGCATCGCATTCTCGGCCAGCGCGCCGCTCCTGGCCGCCGACAATCGGCGATTCCACGAGCGTTACGGCCTGTACGTGCGTCAGCTCTACGGCTCGACCGAGACGGGCACGATCAGCGTGAACCTCGGATCCGATCTCGAGCGAAGCCTCGAATCGGTCGGCAGGCCGCTGCCCGGCGTCAGCTTCCGCACCGTGGACGACAGCGGCCGCGACCTGGCGCCCGGCGAAGAGGGAGAAGTGGTGATCAAGAGCCCCGCCGCGATCTCGAGCTATCCCGGGAATCCGGAAGCCAGCGCCGCCGCGTTTCGTGAAGGCGGCTACTACTCCGGGGACCTCGGCCGCCTGGCGCCCGACGGCTCGCTGACGCTCACCGGGCGCAAGAAGTTCCTGATCAACCGGGGCGGCTTCAAGGTCAACCCGCTCGAAGTCGAAGAGGCCATCCAGAGCCATCCCAAGGTGAGCGAGGTGGTGGTGGTCGGCGCGCCAGGACCGCATGGGGACGATCTGGTGCGATGCGTGATCGTGGCGGCATCGCCCTGCACGCCGGAAGAGATCCTGCTCCACTGCCGCGGCCTGATCGCCGACTACAAGATCCCGAGCCGGATCGAGTTCCGCGACACGCTGCCACGCACCGACACCGGCAAGCTCTTGCGTCACCAGGTCTGA